A window of Photobacterium sp. GJ3 contains these coding sequences:
- the ttcA gene encoding tRNA 2-thiocytidine(32) synthetase TtcA: MNPNQELTKAQKYNFDKLQKKLRRNTGQAIADFNMIEDGDRIMVCLSGGKDSYTMLEMLSSLQRSAPVSFELIAVNLDQKQPGFPEHILPEYLESIGVEYKIVNEDTYSIVKEKVPEGKTTCSLCSRLRRGILYRTAKELGATKIALGHHRDDMLETLFLNMFYGGKMKGMPPKLVSDNGEHVVIRPLAYCREKEIERYSEMKAFPIIPCNLCGSQPNLQRQVIKEMLRDWDKRYPGRIETMFTAMQNVVPSHLADFNLFDFKSIDKDSGAINGGDIAFDKEELPATPAIQDEVAEFDPGEKLDILQVN; the protein is encoded by the coding sequence ATGAATCCAAATCAAGAGCTTACAAAGGCACAGAAATACAACTTTGACAAGTTGCAAAAGAAACTGCGCCGCAACACGGGTCAGGCGATTGCAGACTTCAACATGATTGAAGATGGTGATCGCATTATGGTTTGTCTGTCCGGCGGTAAAGACAGTTACACCATGCTTGAGATGCTCAGTAGCCTGCAGCGTAGTGCCCCTGTCAGCTTTGAATTGATTGCGGTAAATCTGGATCAGAAACAGCCGGGTTTCCCGGAGCATATCCTGCCTGAATACCTGGAATCTATTGGTGTCGAGTACAAAATCGTCAATGAAGATACCTACTCGATCGTGAAAGAAAAAGTGCCGGAAGGGAAAACAACCTGTTCACTGTGTTCTCGTCTGCGTCGCGGCATTTTATACCGGACAGCCAAAGAACTTGGTGCAACCAAGATTGCTCTGGGTCACCACAGAGATGACATGCTAGAAACACTGTTTCTGAACATGTTCTATGGCGGAAAAATGAAAGGGATGCCTCCAAAACTGGTTTCCGATAATGGCGAGCATGTGGTGATTCGTCCGCTGGCATACTGCCGTGAGAAAGAGATTGAACGCTATTCCGAAATGAAAGCTTTCCCAATCATTCCTTGTAACCTGTGCGGCTCTCAACCCAACCTGCAGCGTCAGGTCATCAAAGAAATGTTGCGTGACTGGGACAAACGCTATCCAGGGCGCATCGAAACCATGTTTACTGCGATGCAAAACGTGGTGCCTTCGCATCTTGCTGATTTCAATCTGTTTGATTTTAAATCCATCGATAAAGATTCAGGCGCGATCAATGGAGGCGATATCGCTTTTGATAAAGAAGAGTTACCTGCTACCCCGGCCATTCAGGATGAGGTTGCTGAGTTTGATCCAGGTGAAAAACTGGATATCCTTCAGGTCAATTAA
- a CDS encoding DMT family transporter — translation MNILFAMIPAFLWGTTYAATQYTLPDWPPILLGALRALPAGLLLLLIRPSLPTAKELKALNILGIFNIAIFFTCIFIMALTLPSAVSGVGMISVPVFAMIFHWIMARKKPTGIQMLSGGLLVVLAWVLFNPSSLTLNPIGLMAMLGAIVCLVLGSSLTKQLASEMHWWKVLTWQLIIGGSLLLVLSFIHAMFDIDQYRSLMSEIRLRNFLGLAWLIIFTTAIAYGLYVWLLQRMTVVEFTFGGIANPIAGILSGMLLVGEVFSATQYTIMGLMIATSLLPQIYTRLKQPNFKIVKS, via the coding sequence ATGAACATTCTATTCGCTATGATCCCTGCCTTTTTGTGGGGAACCACTTATGCGGCGACCCAGTACACTTTACCGGATTGGCCGCCTATCTTGCTTGGCGCACTAAGAGCATTGCCAGCAGGGTTACTTTTACTGCTTATTCGCCCTTCTTTGCCGACTGCTAAAGAACTGAAAGCATTGAATATATTGGGAATATTCAATATTGCAATTTTCTTTACTTGTATCTTTATTATGGCCTTAACGCTTCCATCAGCAGTGTCTGGCGTGGGGATGATATCTGTTCCGGTTTTTGCCATGATTTTTCATTGGATTATGGCGAGAAAGAAACCTACGGGTATACAAATGTTGAGCGGAGGGTTACTGGTTGTTTTAGCCTGGGTGTTGTTTAACCCAAGCTCATTAACGCTGAATCCAATCGGATTGATGGCGATGCTAGGGGCGATCGTGTGTCTCGTACTCGGCAGCAGTTTAACCAAGCAACTAGCCTCTGAAATGCATTGGTGGAAGGTGCTCACATGGCAACTGATTATTGGTGGTAGTCTCTTGCTGGTGCTTTCTTTCATCCATGCAATGTTCGATATAGATCAATACCGGAGCCTGATGAGTGAAATCCGTTTGAGAAACTTCCTAGGTCTGGCATGGCTGATCATCTTCACCACAGCCATTGCCTATGGACTGTATGTTTGGTTGCTACAACGCATGACCGTAGTTGAATTTACCTTTGGAGGGATTGCTAATCCAATAGCGGGAATCCTGTCTGGGATGCTGCTAGTCGGTGAAGTCTTTTCTGCTACGCAATACACCATCATGGGGCTAATGATTGCAACCAGTTTGCTCCCACAGATTTATACTCGGCTAAAGCAACCTAATTTTAAAATAGTTAAATCCTAG
- the ccoS gene encoding cbb3-type cytochrome oxidase assembly protein CcoS, with protein MASLYLLIPIAIIFVCIAVAVFIWAVKSEQFEDLERQGFDILFDENEEKNKTSATSEKPSHPEGKDQAS; from the coding sequence ATGGCTAGCCTGTATTTGCTGATTCCTATTGCCATTATTTTCGTTTGCATCGCCGTGGCCGTATTCATCTGGGCAGTTAAATCTGAACAGTTTGAAGACCTCGAAAGGCAGGGATTTGACATCTTGTTTGATGAAAACGAAGAAAAAAACAAAACATCCGCCACTTCTGAGAAGCCGAGTCATCCTGAAGGTAAGGACCAAGCGTCTTGA
- a CDS encoding FNR family transcription factor yields MNPDKIPTKRIQSGGCAIHCQDCSISQLCIPFTLNESELDQLDSIIERKKPIQKGQELFKAGDELKSLYAIRSGTVKTYTITEQGDEQITAFHLAGDLVGFDAINNNKHQSFAQSLETSMVCEIPFETLDDLAGEMPKLRQQIMRLMSHEIKSDQNMILLLSKKNAEERLAAFLYDLSCRFSERGFSAREFRLTMTRGDIGNYLGLTVETISRLLGRFQKAEIIGVKGKYITIHQREQLAELAGANTCK; encoded by the coding sequence ATGAATCCAGATAAAATCCCCACAAAACGTATCCAGTCAGGCGGATGTGCAATCCATTGTCAGGATTGTAGTATCAGCCAGTTATGCATTCCCTTTACACTGAATGAGTCGGAGTTAGATCAACTCGACAGCATCATTGAACGTAAAAAACCGATTCAAAAAGGCCAGGAACTTTTCAAGGCCGGGGATGAACTGAAATCGCTGTATGCGATTCGTTCTGGCACGGTAAAAACCTACACCATTACCGAGCAAGGCGACGAACAAATCACAGCATTTCATCTGGCAGGGGATCTTGTTGGTTTTGATGCAATCAACAACAACAAACACCAGAGTTTTGCACAATCACTTGAAACGTCCATGGTGTGTGAAATTCCTTTTGAAACGCTGGATGATCTGGCGGGCGAAATGCCCAAACTCAGACAACAAATTATGCGATTGATGAGTCATGAGATCAAAAGCGATCAAAATATGATTCTGCTACTGTCGAAGAAAAATGCAGAAGAACGTCTGGCTGCATTCCTATACGATCTCTCCTGCCGATTCTCAGAACGTGGCTTCTCGGCGCGGGAGTTCCGGTTAACCATGACACGCGGCGATATTGGTAACTATCTCGGCCTGACCGTGGAAACCATCAGCCGTCTGCTGGGTCGCTTCCAAAAAGCAGAAATCATCGGCGTGAAAGGCAAATACATCACGATCCATCAACGTGAGCAGCTTGCAGAACTTGCTGGCGCTAACACCTGTAAATAA
- a CDS encoding NupC/NupG family nucleoside CNT transporter, with protein sequence MFAIGFLGIAALLGIGYAASTNRKAIKFRTVGTAFVLQMAIGAFVLYVPWGRAVLESMSHGVHAVLNSGKSGINFLFGNLVNFSVDGIGFVFALNVLPLVVFFSALIAVLYHLGVMQYVIRIIGGAMAKLLGTSKAESMSAVSNVFVGQSEAPLVVKPYMPKMSDSEFFAVMCGGMASVSGTVLAGYALMGVDMEYLLAASFMAAPGGLLFAKLIIPETEQSQYTVSSDTSFAENRAENILGAAGEGAASGVKLAVAIGAMLIAMIGLVTLVNTVLGGIGSLVGTDLSLELILGWIFSPLAFLLGVPAADVTIAGSMIGKKIIVNEFVAYSDLAPYLKEPSVVLAQGLHVLDEKSKVIISFALCGFANIASMGILIGGLGTLCPQRTNFIAKNGVRTLIAASCSNLMSAAIAGIFISLVI encoded by the coding sequence ATGTTTGCGATCGGATTTTTAGGTATAGCTGCCTTATTAGGCATTGGGTACGCAGCATCGACAAATCGTAAAGCGATCAAATTTCGAACCGTGGGTACCGCTTTTGTGTTGCAAATGGCTATTGGTGCGTTCGTGCTCTATGTTCCATGGGGACGCGCTGTTTTAGAAAGTATGTCCCATGGTGTTCATGCAGTTCTAAACAGTGGTAAGTCAGGCATTAACTTTCTGTTTGGTAACTTAGTTAACTTTTCAGTTGATGGCATTGGCTTTGTTTTTGCTCTGAACGTACTCCCATTGGTCGTCTTTTTCTCTGCACTGATTGCGGTCCTATACCACTTAGGAGTCATGCAATATGTGATTCGCATTATTGGCGGTGCGATGGCCAAGTTACTGGGTACATCGAAAGCCGAATCCATGTCGGCGGTGTCAAATGTTTTTGTCGGCCAAAGTGAAGCGCCGTTAGTGGTTAAGCCATACATGCCCAAAATGAGCGACTCAGAATTTTTTGCGGTGATGTGTGGCGGCATGGCGTCAGTCTCAGGCACCGTGCTCGCAGGTTATGCATTGATGGGCGTCGATATGGAATACCTTTTGGCGGCATCCTTCATGGCGGCTCCAGGTGGATTGTTATTTGCCAAACTGATTATTCCAGAAACCGAGCAGTCACAATATACGGTGAGCAGTGATACAAGTTTTGCTGAAAATCGCGCTGAGAACATCCTCGGGGCAGCAGGAGAAGGGGCGGCAAGTGGGGTAAAACTGGCCGTGGCGATTGGTGCTATGCTCATCGCCATGATTGGTCTTGTCACCTTGGTCAATACCGTGCTGGGTGGTATAGGTTCGCTCGTAGGTACGGATTTGTCACTGGAGTTAATTCTGGGTTGGATTTTCTCACCACTGGCTTTCTTGCTCGGTGTGCCAGCTGCTGACGTCACTATTGCAGGCTCGATGATTGGTAAGAAAATTATCGTGAACGAGTTTGTTGCGTATTCTGATTTAGCACCTTACCTCAAAGAGCCAAGTGTCGTGCTGGCGCAAGGTCTGCATGTTCTGGACGAGAAATCTAAGGTGATCATCAGTTTTGCATTGTGTGGCTTTGCCAATATTGCCTCAATGGGAATCCTGATTGGTGGTCTGGGCACGCTTTGTCCTCAGCGTACCAACTTTATTGCTAAAAATGGCGTGAGAACACTGATTGCAGCCAGTTGCTCGAACCTGATGAGTGCAGCAATTGCCGGTATCTTCATCTCGCTTGTTATCTAA
- a CDS encoding carboxypeptidase M32, whose product MTYYQKLEQHAQKLSRISHLSAICSWDQAAKMPEGGNAARSEAMAELALIHHELATAPQLAEWYEKAAAESLSAEQKISLKEMKRRWQMENLLPSELVEQKSLAGSACEHAWRTQRKENNWHEFSQNLEKVVQLARKEAQIRAEATGLSRYDAMLDLYEPGMTCEKIDQIFGDVKTWLPQLIQDVRQKQLSDEVITPKGPFPVAQQKTLSLDIMGKLGFDFKHGRLDVSTHPFCGGVPTDVRITTRYDEADFTSALMGVIHETGHARYEQGLPVQWAGLPVGEARSMGVHESQSLFFEMQLSRSQPFIEVLAPLAREVFDRNNDKALSTENMALYCTRVEPGYIRVDADEVTYPAHIILRYEIERDLIEGKIEVADIPDLWDKKMTEYLGLSTKGNFTDGCMQDIHWTDGSFGYFPSYTLGAMYAAQFMAAMSREMNVENLIRERNLQPIFNWLDKHVWKKASFLSTDDLLKEATGESLNPTFFKTHLENRYLNN is encoded by the coding sequence ATGACTTATTACCAAAAACTGGAACAACATGCCCAAAAGCTTTCCCGAATCTCTCATCTATCAGCCATCTGCAGCTGGGATCAGGCTGCCAAAATGCCTGAAGGCGGCAATGCTGCACGGTCTGAAGCTATGGCTGAGCTGGCGTTGATCCACCATGAGCTGGCAACAGCACCTCAATTAGCTGAGTGGTACGAAAAAGCGGCTGCTGAATCATTGTCTGCTGAGCAGAAAATCAGCCTCAAAGAAATGAAACGCCGGTGGCAAATGGAAAACCTGCTCCCCTCTGAGCTGGTCGAGCAAAAATCACTCGCGGGCTCTGCCTGTGAGCATGCATGGCGCACACAGCGCAAAGAGAATAACTGGCATGAGTTCAGCCAGAACCTGGAAAAAGTCGTGCAATTAGCCCGGAAGGAAGCACAAATCCGTGCAGAAGCCACAGGACTGAGCCGCTATGACGCGATGTTGGATCTGTATGAGCCGGGAATGACTTGTGAAAAAATCGACCAGATTTTTGGGGATGTCAAAACCTGGCTGCCACAGCTGATTCAGGATGTACGTCAGAAACAATTGAGTGACGAAGTCATCACACCCAAAGGTCCATTCCCTGTCGCACAGCAGAAAACGCTCAGCCTGGACATTATGGGGAAACTCGGTTTCGACTTTAAACACGGCCGCCTGGACGTCAGTACTCACCCTTTCTGCGGCGGTGTCCCAACAGACGTTCGGATCACCACGCGTTATGACGAAGCAGACTTCACCAGCGCGCTCATGGGTGTCATTCATGAAACAGGCCATGCCCGTTACGAGCAGGGATTACCTGTTCAGTGGGCTGGCTTACCTGTGGGTGAAGCACGCTCAATGGGCGTTCATGAATCCCAGAGTCTGTTCTTTGAAATGCAGTTATCACGCAGCCAGCCGTTTATTGAAGTGCTTGCGCCACTTGCCCGTGAAGTCTTCGATCGGAATAACGACAAAGCACTCAGCACCGAGAACATGGCCTTGTACTGCACTCGTGTTGAGCCTGGATACATCCGTGTTGATGCCGATGAAGTGACCTACCCGGCTCATATTATCCTGCGTTATGAAATCGAACGTGATTTGATTGAAGGTAAAATTGAAGTCGCAGATATCCCGGATTTATGGGACAAGAAAATGACAGAATATCTGGGCCTTTCCACGAAAGGAAATTTCACGGATGGCTGTATGCAGGATATCCACTGGACAGATGGCAGCTTTGGCTACTTCCCGTCATACACACTGGGTGCTATGTATGCCGCTCAGTTTATGGCTGCGATGAGCCGTGAAATGAATGTCGAAAACCTGATCCGTGAACGAAACCTGCAACCTATCTTCAATTGGCTCGATAAACACGTCTGGAAAAAAGCCAGCTTCCTGTCAACGGATGATCTGCTGAAAGAAGCGACGGGAGAAAGTCTGAACCCGACCTTCTTCAAAACGCATCTGGAAAACCGTTACCTGAACAATTGA
- a CDS encoding LysR family transcriptional regulator, whose product MSDFFSERVTLKMLRYFYEVAQSGHFNQAAKNLNITPSPLSAQIKELESILGVTLLERTSRSVVLTSPGEILHGECEQLFRSVDRSLYRVQKASRDLTNTLKVGMVSSAFWAGFGRMLKEFNHLYPDFSVELLELSPEQQKQQLLEKKIDVGLSRFADALNVYPLISKRITDENFVIAMSDEHPLRAKKKLSLADLKDEEFSFLVQRNSASAALVMDACMHQGFTPLIKNEFVEPTTLMAYVSTSMTITAVPSSFTQHTWDHIHFVNLKENLPAGLCMIYDPRDMSPTVKTFTGQF is encoded by the coding sequence ATGTCTGATTTTTTTTCTGAACGTGTAACATTAAAAATGTTGCGCTACTTTTATGAAGTCGCCCAATCTGGTCATTTCAACCAAGCAGCGAAAAACCTCAACATCACGCCATCTCCTCTCAGTGCGCAAATTAAAGAACTAGAATCGATTTTGGGCGTAACATTGTTAGAGCGAACCTCTAGAAGTGTAGTGCTAACGTCACCTGGAGAGATTCTTCACGGCGAATGTGAGCAACTTTTTCGCAGTGTCGACCGCTCTCTCTACCGTGTCCAAAAGGCCAGCCGTGACCTAACCAATACGCTTAAAGTTGGTATGGTCAGCTCGGCATTTTGGGCAGGCTTTGGTCGAATGCTGAAAGAATTTAACCATCTCTATCCTGACTTTAGTGTCGAACTGTTAGAACTCAGCCCTGAACAACAAAAACAACAACTGCTTGAAAAAAAAATTGATGTCGGCCTATCTCGATTTGCCGATGCGTTGAATGTATACCCGCTTATCTCTAAACGAATCACAGATGAAAACTTTGTGATTGCAATGTCAGATGAGCATCCCCTGCGAGCGAAGAAAAAATTGTCCCTTGCGGATCTTAAAGACGAAGAGTTTTCCTTTTTGGTGCAACGAAACTCTGCCTCAGCAGCCTTGGTAATGGACGCTTGTATGCATCAAGGGTTTACCCCGTTGATAAAAAATGAGTTTGTCGAACCAACGACGCTGATGGCTTATGTTTCGACCAGTATGACCATCACCGCAGTCCCGTCTAGTTTTACTCAGCATACTTGGGACCACATTCATTTTGTTAATCTCAAGGAAAACTTACCCGCAGGACTTTGTATGATCTACGATCCTCGCGATATGTCTCCTACCGTCAAAACTTTTACTGGGCAATTTTAA
- the xapA gene encoding xanthosine phosphorylase — MSYDPVMNALQTIRERKPGFAPKAAFILGSGLGVIADELTDRVSIPYEELDGFPVSTVQGHSGELVLGSMNGVDIVCMKGRGHYYEHQTMKVMTTPVRTFKKLGCEFLLVTNAAGSLRPERIDVGSLVIFYDHINTMPDSPMTGANDEEYGPRFFSLANAYDKDLRCEMKTIAKKNSIHLNEGVFVSYTGPNFETAAEIRMMQIIGGDVVGMSVVPEVISAAHCGLPVVALCAITNMAEGLGDVELSHDQTLKCAKLAEADFISLIKAFMAEHF; from the coding sequence ATGTCGTATGATCCAGTTATGAACGCCCTACAAACCATTCGTGAACGTAAACCCGGCTTTGCTCCGAAAGCAGCATTTATCCTTGGCTCAGGGCTTGGCGTGATTGCCGATGAACTGACAGACAGGGTCAGCATCCCTTATGAAGAACTCGATGGATTTCCGGTAAGCACCGTTCAAGGCCACTCTGGTGAGCTGGTCCTTGGTTCAATGAACGGCGTCGATATCGTGTGTATGAAAGGCCGTGGTCACTACTACGAACACCAAACCATGAAAGTGATGACGACACCAGTACGTACATTCAAAAAACTTGGTTGTGAGTTTCTTTTGGTGACAAATGCTGCGGGTTCGTTACGCCCTGAGCGTATTGATGTTGGTTCACTCGTGATTTTTTACGACCATATTAACACAATGCCCGACTCTCCAATGACGGGCGCAAATGATGAAGAGTATGGACCTCGATTCTTCAGCTTAGCGAATGCCTATGACAAAGACCTACGTTGTGAAATGAAGACGATCGCGAAGAAGAACTCGATCCACCTCAATGAAGGGGTCTTTGTTTCTTATACCGGTCCGAACTTTGAAACAGCGGCTGAGATTCGCATGATGCAAATTATTGGTGGTGACGTCGTTGGTATGTCTGTCGTGCCTGAAGTCATTTCTGCGGCACACTGTGGTTTACCTGTTGTCGCCCTGTGTGCAATTACCAACATGGCGGAAGGCTTAGGTGATGTCGAGTTATCGCATGACCAAACGCTGAAGTGCGCCAAGCTGGCCGAAGCAGATTTTATTTCCCTGATTAAAGCATTCATGGCTGAACACTTTTAA
- the deoC gene encoding deoxyribose-phosphate aldolase, with protein sequence MNTLSTVAQQAIGLLDLTTLTNTETDDCIIKLCQKAATPFGSTAAICLYPRFIPIAKKQLKAQGTEAIKVATVVNFPHGHDDLDIALAETRTALAYGADEIDIVFPYRALMAGNEQIGFEMIQSAKALCGNVALKVIIESGELQTEALIRKATKISIRAGADFVKTSTGKVPVNATPEAARIMVQTIFDLGVQHKVGFKAAGGVKTTEDAKLYLESAADIMGSDWVTAKHYRFGTSSLLVDLLNTLGAESQME encoded by the coding sequence ATGAACACACTTTCAACGGTGGCTCAACAAGCTATTGGGCTTTTAGATCTGACAACTTTAACGAATACAGAGACGGATGATTGTATCATCAAGCTATGCCAAAAAGCAGCGACCCCTTTTGGTTCCACAGCTGCTATTTGTCTCTATCCAAGATTTATTCCTATCGCCAAAAAGCAGTTAAAAGCGCAAGGAACTGAGGCGATTAAGGTGGCGACGGTGGTGAATTTCCCTCATGGCCATGACGATCTAGATATTGCGTTAGCAGAAACCCGTACAGCGTTGGCTTACGGCGCTGACGAAATAGATATCGTCTTTCCTTACCGAGCTTTAATGGCAGGCAACGAGCAGATTGGTTTTGAGATGATCCAATCTGCGAAAGCACTGTGCGGTAATGTTGCTCTTAAGGTCATTATCGAATCGGGTGAGCTTCAAACAGAAGCGTTGATCCGTAAAGCGACGAAGATTTCTATTCGTGCTGGTGCGGATTTTGTGAAAACCTCAACCGGTAAAGTGCCGGTTAACGCGACGCCAGAAGCGGCACGTATTATGGTTCAAACTATTTTCGATTTGGGCGTACAGCACAAGGTGGGTTTTAAGGCGGCGGGTGGTGTAAAAACTACGGAAGATGCAAAGCTCTACCTAGAGTCTGCAGCCGATATTATGGGTAGCGATTGGGTGACAGCGAAACATTATCGTTTCGGCACTTCTAGCTTATTGGTTGATTTACTCAACACATTAGGTGCTGAGTCTCAAATGGAGTAA
- a CDS encoding sulfite exporter TauE/SafE family protein: MIGLLGAGHCLGMCGGIAAAITLGMPGQQQQRRFPFLLCYNLGRLVSYAAAGALIGGAVAGMASLSGLSTTLLYLRLLAALMMILLALYLGQWWQGVTKIEAVGQILWRRIAPLAQSMLPLKSPISAFPFGLLWGWLPCGLVYSTLSWAAVAGNAVSGAGVMLAFGLGTLPAMILVGTMAERLKLWLSNQIFKKTSAVLLLVYGIHTGYIAITQFS, translated from the coding sequence ATGATTGGCCTGCTCGGTGCAGGCCACTGTCTGGGCATGTGCGGTGGTATTGCCGCAGCAATTACACTGGGGATGCCCGGTCAGCAACAACAACGCCGATTCCCGTTTCTGTTGTGTTATAACCTGGGCAGGTTGGTTTCCTACGCCGCTGCGGGCGCACTCATTGGTGGCGCTGTTGCGGGTATGGCTTCGCTCAGTGGCCTCAGCACGACCCTGCTTTACCTTCGCCTGCTCGCGGCGCTCATGATGATTTTACTTGCCCTGTATCTCGGACAATGGTGGCAAGGGGTGACCAAAATTGAAGCTGTTGGGCAAATTCTCTGGCGACGCATTGCCCCACTGGCACAGTCAATGCTGCCACTCAAATCCCCAATTTCAGCATTTCCATTTGGGCTGCTTTGGGGCTGGCTCCCCTGCGGTTTGGTGTATTCAACCCTAAGTTGGGCTGCGGTTGCTGGGAATGCCGTCTCTGGTGCTGGCGTCATGCTTGCCTTTGGCCTTGGCACACTTCCGGCCATGATTTTGGTGGGAACAATGGCTGAACGCCTCAAGCTTTGGCTTTCTAATCAGATATTTAAGAAAACAAGCGCAGTTTTGCTGCTGGTATACGGTATTCACACGGGCTATATCGCAATCACACAATTTTCCTAA
- the uspE gene encoding universal stress protein UspE encodes MNVYKNILVVADPLQDHQPALSRAVHLSEKSDQARITVFLAIYDFSYEMTSMLSSDERQAMRRGVVQQREEWLKDITRPHTENGFEIDIVVVWHNRPYEAIIAEVYSQHHDLLIKATHEHDKIGSVIFTPTDWHLLRKCPCPVLLVKEHSWPENGKVLACVNLAAENDTHEALNDKIVQEAQSLSAVLNAEVNLVNAYPATPVNITIELPEFDPATYTDAVRGHHLTSMKALRQKHGIDEENTHVVEGLPEDVIPKVAEELDAELVILGTTGRTGISAVFIGNTAEHTIDSLNCDLLALKPEGYISPLDPNQ; translated from the coding sequence ATGAATGTGTATAAGAATATTCTGGTCGTCGCAGATCCACTTCAGGATCATCAGCCTGCTCTGTCACGCGCAGTCCACCTCTCAGAAAAGTCCGATCAAGCCCGTATCACGGTATTTCTTGCCATCTATGACTTTTCATATGAAATGACCTCAATGCTCTCTTCTGACGAACGTCAGGCCATGCGTCGCGGGGTTGTTCAACAGCGGGAAGAATGGCTAAAAGACATTACTCGTCCTCATACAGAGAATGGCTTTGAGATTGATATCGTTGTGGTTTGGCATAACCGACCCTATGAGGCCATCATTGCTGAAGTTTACAGCCAGCATCATGACCTGCTCATTAAAGCAACCCATGAACACGACAAAATCGGTTCTGTGATTTTCACACCTACGGACTGGCACTTATTGCGGAAGTGTCCCTGCCCTGTCCTGCTGGTCAAAGAACACAGCTGGCCAGAAAACGGAAAGGTACTCGCCTGTGTGAACCTGGCTGCGGAAAACGATACCCATGAGGCCCTGAACGACAAAATTGTGCAAGAAGCGCAGTCTTTATCAGCGGTCTTGAATGCAGAGGTCAATCTGGTCAATGCCTATCCGGCAACGCCGGTCAACATTACCATTGAACTGCCTGAATTTGACCCGGCTACTTACACAGATGCTGTTCGCGGACACCATCTGACCAGTATGAAAGCCCTGCGGCAAAAGCATGGGATTGATGAGGAGAATACACATGTGGTTGAAGGACTGCCAGAAGATGTCATCCCCAAAGTTGCCGAAGAATTGGATGCTGAATTGGTGATCCTGGGCACAACGGGCAGAACCGGAATCTCTGCTGTTTTCATCGGGAATACCGCCGAGCACACCATCGACAGCCTGAACTGCGATCTGCTGGCTCTGAAGCCTGAAGGTTACATCAGCCCACTGGACCCAAATCAATAA